In Mycobacterium sp. 050128, one genomic interval encodes:
- a CDS encoding flavin-containing monooxygenase produces MTEHLDVVIVGAGISGVSAAWHLQDRCPTKSYAILERRDDLGGTWDLFKYPGIRSDSDMFTLGFRFKPWRSAKSIAEGADIKAYIKEAAVENSIDRHIRYRHRVVAADWSDADNRWTLTVENDGQQREITASFVFACTGYYNYDEGYSPTFPGAEDFEGTIVHPQHWPEDLDYAGKKIVVIGSGATAITLIPALVNSGSGHVTMLQRSPTYIGSLPSVDPFAVRFNRWLPAGLAHIANRWKAIVFSTFQYQLARKRPAYMRNLLMTMAQRRLPKGYDVEKHFGPSYNVWDQRLCLAPDADFFRTIRHGKADVVTDTIDRFTKTGIKLSSGEELQADIIVTATGLNMQLLGGLQPTRNGEAFDLTSLMTYKGCMFSGVPNFVITFGYTNASWTLKADLVSEFACRLLNYMDAKGFDNVEPQHPGSDVDELPFMDFSPGYFQRSMHLLPKSGSRAPWRLKQNYLFDMRTIRRGKVDDDSLRFTNKLAPVPV; encoded by the coding sequence ATGACTGAGCACCTGGACGTCGTCATCGTGGGCGCCGGCATCTCCGGCGTGAGCGCGGCCTGGCACCTGCAGGACCGCTGCCCGACGAAGAGCTACGCCATCCTGGAACGCCGCGACGATCTCGGCGGCACCTGGGACCTGTTCAAATACCCGGGCATCCGGTCCGACTCGGACATGTTCACCCTGGGGTTCCGGTTCAAGCCGTGGCGCTCGGCGAAGTCGATCGCCGAGGGCGCCGACATCAAGGCCTACATCAAGGAAGCCGCGGTCGAGAACAGCATCGACCGGCATATTCGCTACCGCCATCGCGTGGTGGCCGCCGATTGGTCCGACGCCGACAATCGCTGGACCTTGACCGTCGAGAACGACGGCCAACAGCGCGAGATCACCGCATCGTTCGTGTTCGCCTGCACCGGCTACTACAACTACGACGAGGGATATTCGCCGACGTTCCCCGGCGCCGAAGACTTCGAGGGCACGATCGTTCATCCGCAGCACTGGCCCGAGGACCTCGACTACGCGGGCAAGAAGATCGTCGTCATCGGCTCCGGTGCGACCGCGATAACCCTGATTCCGGCGCTGGTGAACTCCGGCTCCGGCCATGTCACGATGTTGCAGCGTTCACCGACCTACATAGGTTCGCTGCCCTCGGTCGACCCGTTCGCCGTGCGGTTCAACCGCTGGCTCCCGGCCGGCCTAGCGCACATCGCGAACCGCTGGAAGGCGATCGTCTTCAGCACCTTCCAATACCAGCTCGCCCGGAAGCGCCCCGCCTATATGCGCAACTTGCTGATGACGATGGCGCAGCGGCGGCTGCCGAAAGGCTACGACGTCGAGAAGCACTTCGGGCCGAGCTACAACGTGTGGGACCAGCGGCTGTGTTTGGCCCCCGACGCCGATTTCTTCCGGACCATCCGGCACGGCAAGGCCGACGTCGTCACCGACACCATCGACCGGTTCACCAAAACCGGAATCAAGCTCTCCTCGGGTGAGGAGCTGCAGGCCGACATCATAGTCACCGCAACGGGTTTGAACATGCAACTGCTGGGCGGCTTGCAGCCGACCCGCAACGGCGAGGCCTTCGATCTGACCTCGCTGATGACCTACAAGGGCTGCATGTTCTCCGGGGTGCCGAACTTCGTCATCACCTTCGGGTACACCAACGCGTCGTGGACGCTGAAGGCCGACCTCGTTTCCGAATTCGCCTGTCGTCTGCTGAACTACATGGACGCCAAGGGCTTTGACAACGTGGAGCCACAGCATCCCGGCAGTGATGTTGACGAGCTGCCGTTCATGGACTTCAGCCCCGGCTATTTCCAGCGTTCGATGCACTTGCTGCCCAAATCGGGTTCGCGCGCTCCGTGGCGGCTCAAACAGAACTACCTGTTCGATATGCGGACCATCCGGCGCGGCAAGGTCGACGACGACAGCTTACGATTTACGAATAAACTTGCGCCGGTACCGGTTTAG
- the rraA gene encoding ribonuclease E activity regulator RraA, which yields MSVSFEATADLVDRIGPDVRSCDLQFRQFGGRAEFAGPISTVRCFEDNALLKSVLSQPSAGGVLVIDGAGSLHSALVGDLIAELARSSGWAGLIVNGAVRDAAALRGIDIGIKALGTNPRKSSKSGVGERDVEISLGGVTFVPGEIAYSDDDGIVVV from the coding sequence ATGAGCGTGTCATTCGAGGCGACGGCCGACCTCGTCGACCGAATCGGGCCCGACGTACGCAGCTGCGACCTTCAGTTCCGCCAGTTCGGCGGCCGCGCCGAATTCGCCGGACCGATCAGCACCGTGCGCTGTTTCGAGGACAATGCGCTGCTGAAATCCGTACTGTCACAACCGAGTGCGGGCGGAGTGCTGGTGATCGACGGTGCCGGCTCGCTGCACAGCGCGCTGGTTGGAGACCTGATCGCCGAACTCGCCCGCTCCAGCGGCTGGGCGGGGCTGATCGTCAACGGCGCGGTGCGCGACGCCGCCGCATTGCGCGGCATCGACATCGGCATCAAGGCGCTGGGCACCAATCCCCGCAAGAGCAGCAAAAGTGGCGTCGGTGAGCGCGACGTCGAGATCAGCCTCGGCGGTGTGACGTTTGTGCCCGGCGAGATCGCATACAGCGACGACGACGGCATCGTCGTCGTTTAG
- a CDS encoding Rv3852 family protein — MADPQDQPDSEANGAATPPEKTTPAKAAKKAPAKKAPAKKAPAKKAVAKKAPAKKAPAKKAPAKSPAPTPPKPPAVQQDPQPPNGEIAAAAKDIAAQAKSTVDGANNPVSANIPQSVPGSSTLPLVVAVVLSLLAILLIRQLRRR; from the coding sequence ATGGCAGACCCTCAAGATCAACCCGACAGCGAGGCCAACGGCGCAGCGACGCCGCCGGAGAAGACGACCCCCGCCAAGGCCGCCAAAAAGGCACCCGCGAAGAAAGCACCGGCCAAGAAGGCTCCTGCGAAAAAGGCCGTCGCAAAGAAGGCCCCGGCCAAGAAAGCACCCGCGAAGAAGGCGCCCGCCAAGAGCCCCGCGCCCACGCCCCCGAAACCGCCAGCGGTGCAGCAGGATCCACAGCCGCCCAATGGTGAAATTGCCGCTGCCGCCAAAGATATCGCGGCACAGGCGAAGTCCACGGTGGACGGCGCCAACAACCCGGTATCCGCGAATATTCCGCAGTCGGTACCCGGCTCGTCGACGTTGCCACTCGTGGTCGCCGTCGTGCTGAGCCTGCTCGCGATCTTGCTGATTCGGCAGCTGCGGCGCCGCTGA
- a CDS encoding copper resistance CopC family protein: MRRLAVVAWVGLLLAALLSTATLTAQVASAHAARVSADPADDAVLATGPSRVSATFNERLQTTFAAMTVVGPDGNVWSTGNTTVQGAIVGIALRPLGPTGTYTVNYRVTSADGHVVSGSWSFRLTVAGTGTPGPAAAAGDGGHSIPVWPFVAMAGAIVGAGLLLTLRRKP; this comes from the coding sequence ATGAGGCGGCTGGCCGTCGTCGCCTGGGTCGGCCTGCTGCTCGCCGCCTTGCTGTCTACCGCGACGCTGACCGCACAGGTCGCGTCGGCACACGCCGCCCGGGTGTCCGCCGACCCCGCCGACGATGCGGTCCTCGCGACCGGCCCGAGCCGGGTGAGTGCCACCTTCAACGAGCGATTGCAGACCACGTTCGCGGCCATGACCGTCGTCGGACCCGACGGCAATGTCTGGTCCACCGGAAACACCACGGTGCAGGGCGCGATCGTCGGCATCGCGCTGCGCCCCCTCGGACCGACCGGCACCTACACGGTCAACTACCGGGTGACGTCCGCCGATGGCCATGTGGTGTCCGGGTCGTGGTCGTTCCGGCTGACGGTGGCCGGTACCGGCACCCCGGGACCCGCGGCCGCTGCCGGCGACGGCGGCCACAGCATCCCCGTCTGGCCGTTCGTCGCGATGGCCGGAGCGATCGTCGGCGCGGGTCTGTTGCTGACCCTGCGCCGCAAGCCCTGA
- a CDS encoding YcnI family copper-binding membrane protein, translating to MPFRDRWMLRSLFVVSAVAALFVGSGSATAWAHVHASADNAVRGAMAIVTFEVPNESDKGAATTALSVALPDVASARTEAMPGWTAKLDRDTASGVVRSVTWTAAPGGGIGIDQFALFRISVKLPDTDIVNFPATQTYADGTVVKWDQQPLAGGSEPEHPVPTLTLGAGSGAPHEHHHSGMPTDHDGASLSGDNIARVLGGAALVIAALGIALVLVRRPRT from the coding sequence ATGCCATTCCGCGACAGGTGGATGTTGCGCTCCCTTTTTGTCGTCTCCGCTGTCGCCGCGCTCTTCGTCGGCTCCGGGAGCGCCACCGCGTGGGCGCACGTCCATGCCAGCGCCGACAACGCGGTCCGGGGCGCCATGGCGATCGTGACCTTTGAGGTACCCAACGAATCCGACAAGGGCGCCGCGACCACGGCACTGAGCGTCGCGCTTCCCGACGTCGCATCCGCGCGCACCGAAGCCATGCCCGGGTGGACGGCCAAGCTCGACCGTGACACGGCATCCGGCGTCGTGAGATCGGTGACCTGGACGGCGGCACCGGGCGGCGGGATCGGAATCGACCAGTTCGCGCTGTTCCGGATCTCGGTGAAACTGCCCGACACCGATATCGTCAACTTCCCGGCCACCCAGACCTACGCCGACGGGACGGTCGTCAAGTGGGATCAGCAGCCGCTGGCCGGCGGCAGTGAGCCCGAGCATCCGGTGCCCACGCTGACCCTCGGCGCCGGGTCGGGCGCCCCGCATGAGCACCACCATTCGGGAATGCCCACCGACCACGACGGCGCCTCGCTCTCGGGGGACAACATCGCGCGGGTGTTGGGCGGAGCCGCCCTGGTCATCGCCGCGCTGGGCATCGCCCTGGTGCTGGTCCGCCGTCCCAGGACATGA
- a CDS encoding DUF6474 family protein, with amino-acid sequence MGLFRKRKTRATRRAEARAIKARAKLEAKLDAKNQVRRLKADRRAADKALKAQIKSQRDSDRAALKVAETELKAAREGKVLSPTRIRRVLTVSRLLAPILTPVIYRAAMAARAMIDQRRADQLGIPLAQIGQFSGHGAQLSARIAGSEKSLRMVQDKKPKDAETKQFVAAISERLTDLSAAVTAAENMPAARRRAAHSAISSQLDGIEADLMARLGLT; translated from the coding sequence ATGGGCCTGTTTCGCAAGCGAAAGACTCGCGCCACGCGTCGTGCCGAAGCCCGAGCGATCAAGGCCCGCGCCAAGCTGGAAGCCAAGCTCGACGCCAAGAACCAGGTGCGCCGATTGAAGGCCGATCGACGGGCGGCCGACAAGGCGCTCAAGGCGCAGATCAAGTCGCAGCGCGACAGCGACCGCGCGGCGTTGAAAGTCGCCGAGACCGAGCTCAAGGCGGCGCGGGAAGGCAAGGTGCTGTCGCCGACGCGGATCCGCCGGGTGCTGACGGTGTCGCGGCTGCTGGCACCGATCCTGACGCCGGTGATCTACCGGGCGGCGATGGCCGCCCGCGCGATGATCGACCAGCGTCGCGCGGACCAACTCGGGATCCCGCTGGCGCAGATCGGCCAGTTCTCCGGGCACGGCGCCCAGCTGTCGGCGCGGATCGCCGGCTCGGAAAAGTCTTTACGAATGGTGCAGGACAAAAAACCCAAGGACGCCGAGACCAAGCAGTTCGTGGCCGCCATCTCCGAGCGGCTCACCGATTTGTCGGCGGCCGTCACCGCCGCGGAGAACATGCCGGCCGCGCGCCGGCGCGCCGCGCACTCGGCGATCTCCTCGCAACTCGACGGCATCGAAGCAGATCTGATGGCTCGGCTCGGACTGACCTGA
- a CDS encoding transcriptional regulator, whose translation MSTTFSARLNRLFDTVYPPGRGPHTSAEVIAALKAEGITMSAPYLSQLRSGNRTNPSSATMAALANFFRIKSAYFTDDEYYEKLDKELVWMSAMRDDGVRRIAQRAAGLSPQAQQDIVERVNELRRAEHLDA comes from the coding sequence ATGAGCACGACGTTTTCCGCCCGCCTGAACCGCTTGTTCGACACGGTGTATCCACCCGGGCGCGGACCGCACACCTCAGCGGAGGTGATCGCGGCACTCAAGGCGGAGGGCATCACGATGTCGGCTCCCTACCTGTCGCAGCTACGCTCCGGCAATCGCACGAACCCGTCGTCGGCGACGATGGCCGCCCTGGCCAACTTCTTCCGGATCAAGTCGGCCTACTTCACCGACGACGAGTACTACGAAAAGCTCGACAAGGAGCTGGTCTGGATGTCCGCGATGCGCGACGACGGTGTGCGTCGCATCGCGCAGCGCGCCGCCGGGTTGTCTCCTCAAGCGCAGCAGGACATCGTGGAGCGCGTCAACGAACTGCGCCGCGCCGAACACCTCGACGCGTAG
- a CDS encoding TMEM165/GDT1 family protein: protein MLAATLLSLGVVFLAELGDRSQLITMTYALRFKWWVVLPAVTLAALLVHGVSVAVGHFLGTTLPARPMAFASAVAFLIFAGWAWREGGADDQEVPNAREPRFVLLTVVSSFALAEMSDKTTLATVTLAGDHDWVGVWVGSTLGMVLADVLAIGAGVLLHRRLPQQLLHAVAGMLFLEFGLWMLFDGALGRRSVAIAVTAAVALAAVSAATAQTLRRRRIEASYAGRSPETV, encoded by the coding sequence ATGCTTGCCGCCACACTCTTGAGCCTTGGCGTGGTCTTCCTTGCCGAACTCGGCGACAGGTCTCAACTCATCACGATGACGTACGCGTTGCGCTTCAAATGGTGGGTGGTGCTGCCCGCGGTGACGCTCGCGGCGTTGCTGGTGCATGGGGTCTCGGTTGCCGTCGGCCACTTCCTCGGCACCACGCTGCCGGCACGCCCGATGGCCTTCGCGTCCGCGGTCGCGTTCCTGATCTTCGCCGGGTGGGCCTGGCGCGAGGGCGGCGCCGACGACCAAGAGGTGCCTAATGCGCGCGAACCCCGCTTCGTATTGCTGACCGTGGTGTCGTCGTTCGCACTCGCCGAAATGAGTGACAAGACGACGCTGGCGACGGTGACGCTGGCCGGCGATCACGACTGGGTCGGCGTCTGGGTCGGTAGCACCCTGGGCATGGTCTTGGCCGACGTGCTGGCGATCGGCGCCGGGGTGCTGTTGCACCGCCGCCTGCCCCAGCAGCTGCTGCACGCGGTGGCCGGCATGCTGTTCCTTGAGTTCGGCCTGTGGATGCTGTTCGACGGCGCGCTGGGCCGGCGGTCGGTGGCCATCGCTGTGACCGCGGCGGTGGCGTTGGCCGCCGTATCCGCGGCGACGGCGCAAACACTGCGACGGCGCCGCATCGAGGCCTCGTATGCGGGGAGGTCCCCGGAGACCGTCTAA
- a CDS encoding peptidase, whose product METGSGQPIGVAPFHARGALKGFVISGRWPDSTKEWAQLLMVAVRVASLPGLLSTTTVFGAREELPDEPEPDTVGLVLAEGTVFGESAIQPGYFADHQPPALLMLHPPSETTPSLPECTGAASGCVLLPGLPYLGLEHRAAWVEAEADGTITSMVSRVGVDPISHPDTAILAMLLAA is encoded by the coding sequence ATGGAAACTGGTTCAGGTCAGCCGATAGGGGTAGCACCCTTCCATGCTCGTGGTGCCCTGAAAGGGTTTGTCATCTCCGGCCGTTGGCCCGACTCGACCAAGGAGTGGGCGCAGCTGTTGATGGTTGCGGTACGCGTCGCGTCGTTGCCCGGATTGCTTTCCACCACAACCGTATTCGGCGCCCGCGAGGAGTTGCCCGACGAGCCCGAGCCCGACACGGTCGGCCTGGTGCTCGCCGAGGGCACGGTATTCGGTGAATCAGCAATCCAGCCAGGGTATTTCGCGGATCATCAACCGCCGGCGCTGCTCATGCTGCACCCCCCGTCCGAAACCACACCGTCGTTGCCGGAATGCACCGGAGCGGCGTCGGGATGCGTCCTGTTGCCGGGGTTGCCCTATCTGGGATTGGAGCACCGGGCCGCGTGGGTAGAAGCGGAAGCCGACGGCACCATCACGTCGATGGTGAGCCGTGTCGGCGTCGACCCCATCAGCCATCCCGACACCGCGATTCTGGCCATGCTGCTTGCGGCATAA
- a CDS encoding superoxide dismutase, translated as MAEYTLPDLDWDYAALEPHISGQINEIHHSKHHATYVKGLNDAIAKLEEARANDDHAAIFLNEKNLAFHLGGHVNHSIWWKNLSPNGGDKPTGDLAAAIDEQFGSFDKFRAQFSAAANGLQGSGWAVLGYDTLGDRLLTFQLYDQQANVPLGIIPLLQVDMWEHAFYLQYKNVKADYVKAFWNVVNWADVQSRYAAATSKTQGLIFG; from the coding sequence GTGGCTGAATACACCCTGCCCGATTTGGACTGGGACTACGCAGCGCTGGAACCACACATCTCAGGTCAGATCAACGAGATCCACCACAGCAAGCACCATGCGACCTACGTCAAGGGTTTGAACGACGCCATTGCCAAACTCGAAGAGGCACGCGCCAATGACGACCACGCCGCGATCTTCCTGAACGAGAAGAACCTGGCGTTCCACCTGGGTGGCCACGTCAACCACTCGATCTGGTGGAAGAACCTGTCGCCGAACGGTGGCGACAAGCCGACCGGCGACCTCGCGGCCGCGATCGACGAGCAGTTCGGATCGTTCGACAAGTTCCGCGCTCAGTTCAGCGCGGCGGCCAACGGCCTGCAGGGCTCGGGCTGGGCGGTGCTCGGCTACGACACGCTCGGCGACCGGTTGCTGACCTTCCAGCTGTACGACCAGCAGGCCAACGTGCCGCTGGGCATCATCCCGCTGCTGCAGGTCGACATGTGGGAGCACGCCTTCTACCTGCAGTACAAGAACGTCAAGGCCGACTACGTCAAGGCGTTCTGGAACGTGGTCAATTGGGCAGATGTGCAGTCGCGTTACGCGGCCGCAACTTCGAAGACCCAGGGTCTTATTTTCGGCTGA
- a CDS encoding DUF4328 domain-containing protein translates to MIQVCSQCGTRWNVRERRREWCPRCRGALLAPLPDTAGADPRWSTHASPPAPAGPVAPQRTPPRLPPGFRWIAVRPGAAPPARRGHRVLGPTPRYAVIPRWGLTDRVEQTAAGPKGSTPAGPPSAVVRLVLFISVLTLGAAALVYVARYVLLVYNRKTLLNSIVATAADWLGDLASVAALVALITSGVFLIRWLIARRAAVFAHYGLADHRSVTALWAGCAVPLVNLLWAPVYLIELAALEDHLARVRRPVVAWWIAWVFSYAVSIWAIVTSFATDPQGIANNTVLMVFGYLFAAATLAAVARIFEGFERKPVARPAHRWVVVTPDLPARPGASDAAPVELKGEEPAA, encoded by the coding sequence GTGATCCAGGTGTGTTCCCAGTGCGGCACTCGGTGGAACGTGCGCGAACGCCGCCGCGAGTGGTGCCCCCGCTGCCGCGGCGCGCTGCTCGCACCGCTGCCGGACACCGCGGGGGCCGACCCCCGCTGGAGTACGCACGCTAGCCCGCCGGCGCCGGCGGGGCCGGTCGCGCCGCAACGCACCCCGCCGCGGTTGCCGCCGGGCTTCCGCTGGATCGCGGTGCGTCCAGGCGCCGCACCCCCCGCGCGGCGGGGACATCGAGTGCTCGGACCCACGCCCCGCTACGCGGTAATCCCGCGCTGGGGCTTGACCGACCGCGTCGAGCAGACCGCGGCGGGCCCCAAGGGTTCGACGCCGGCCGGGCCGCCGTCCGCGGTGGTGCGTCTCGTGCTGTTCATCAGCGTGCTCACGCTCGGCGCTGCCGCGCTGGTGTATGTCGCCCGCTATGTGCTGTTGGTCTACAACCGAAAGACCTTGCTGAATTCGATCGTGGCGACCGCGGCGGATTGGCTGGGGGATCTGGCCAGTGTGGCGGCCCTCGTCGCGTTGATCACCTCTGGCGTGTTTCTGATCCGGTGGCTGATCGCACGGCGGGCAGCGGTGTTTGCGCATTACGGCCTTGCCGATCATCGCTCGGTCACGGCGTTGTGGGCCGGCTGCGCCGTGCCGCTGGTCAATCTGTTGTGGGCTCCGGTCTACCTCATCGAGCTGGCCGCTCTCGAAGATCATCTTGCTCGGGTGCGCCGACCAGTCGTCGCGTGGTGGATCGCCTGGGTCTTCAGCTACGCGGTGTCGATCTGGGCCATCGTCACCAGCTTCGCCACCGACCCCCAGGGCATCGCGAACAACACCGTCCTGATGGTGTTCGGGTACTTGTTCGCGGCCGCGACGCTGGCCGCCGTGGCCCGGATATTCGAGGGATTCGAACGCAAGCCCGTAGCACGGCCCGCGCACCGTTGGGTCGTGGTAACCCCAGATCTCCCGGCTCGGCCCGGCGCGTCCGACGCCGCTCCGGTTGAGTTGAAGGGGGAGGAACCGGCAGCATAG
- a CDS encoding glycerophosphodiester phosphodiesterase produces MTWADEVVAGHPFVVAHRGASAARPEHTLAAYDLALKEGADGVECDVRLTRDGHLVCVHDRRLDRTSTGAGLVSTMTLAQLRELEFGAWHDSWRPDGTHGDTSLLTLDALVSLVLDWNRPVKLFIETKHPVRYGSLVESKLLALLHRYGIASPASADRSRAVVMSFSAAAVWRIRRAAPLLPTVLLGRNARYLTSSAATAVGATAVGPSVVALKEYPQLVDRAAAQGRAVYCWTVDGYDDIDFCRDVGVAWIATNHPGRTKTWLENARTLDGRG; encoded by the coding sequence ATGACGTGGGCCGACGAGGTGGTGGCCGGGCATCCTTTTGTCGTTGCCCACCGCGGCGCATCTGCGGCTCGCCCCGAACACACGCTGGCCGCGTACGACCTCGCGCTCAAAGAGGGCGCCGACGGTGTGGAATGCGATGTGCGGCTGACCCGCGACGGCCATTTGGTGTGCGTGCACGACCGCCGGCTGGACCGGACCTCGACCGGCGCCGGTCTGGTCAGCACCATGACGCTCGCCCAGTTGCGCGAGCTGGAATTCGGTGCCTGGCACGACAGTTGGCGGCCCGACGGCACCCACGGTGATACCAGCCTGCTGACGCTGGATGCGCTGGTATCGCTGGTGCTCGACTGGAACCGGCCGGTGAAGCTCTTCATCGAGACCAAGCACCCGGTTCGATACGGCTCGCTGGTCGAAAGCAAGCTGCTGGCGCTGCTGCACCGCTACGGCATCGCCTCGCCGGCGTCGGCCGACCGGTCGCGCGCGGTGGTGATGTCCTTCTCGGCCGCGGCCGTGTGGCGAATCCGGCGAGCAGCACCGCTGCTGCCTACGGTGTTGCTCGGCCGGAATGCTCGCTACCTGACCAGCAGCGCGGCCACGGCCGTCGGGGCCACCGCCGTCGGGCCTTCGGTCGTCGCGCTGAAGGAATATCCGCAACTGGTGGATCGCGCCGCCGCTCAGGGTCGGGCCGTGTACTGCTGGACCGTCGACGGGTACGACGACATCGACTTCTGCCGGGACGTCGGGGTGGCCTGGATCGCCACCAACCACCCCGGCCGCACGAAAACCTGGCTGGAAAACGCGCGGACCCTCGACGGCAGGGGCTAG
- a CDS encoding LCP family protein: MNGDRSAHRGRGWRPIPPPSVPEPPPMLHRHAHPPPSATDQTVPIPRISPPVSTGKAAPGQVAPRDKARSRARPRDRSAPPSDLPGVHRKPKKRRWGRVIASTLLIGLLLTVAVVLGGGLWLDTTLHRKAVLTNYPDRPASSRGTNWLLVGSDSRQGLSAEQQEDLATGGDVGSSRTDTILLIHIPALGSSNATTMVSIPRDSFVPIPGHGKDKINSAFAIGGAPLLVQTVEQATGLRLDHYAEIGFSGFAAVVDALGGITVCPTAPINDPLAGIDLPAGCQQLNGRSALGYVRTRDTPRADLDRMVNQRQFISALLHRAASPSVWLNPWRWYAVPHAAAEALTVDDGDHVWDLARLGGALHGSTTTLTVPIGDFTTNSAGSVVVWNHDVAAKLFDALVADSAVPAAALEGQS, translated from the coding sequence GTGAACGGCGACCGATCAGCACACCGTGGACGCGGTTGGCGACCGATCCCGCCACCGTCGGTTCCCGAGCCGCCGCCGATGCTGCATCGCCACGCTCATCCGCCACCGTCTGCGACGGACCAGACGGTGCCGATTCCCCGCATCTCGCCGCCGGTGTCCACCGGCAAGGCTGCCCCCGGCCAGGTGGCGCCACGCGATAAGGCGCGATCGCGCGCGCGGCCACGCGACCGGTCAGCGCCGCCGTCGGACCTGCCGGGCGTGCACCGCAAGCCCAAAAAACGCCGCTGGGGCCGGGTGATCGCGTCGACGCTGCTGATCGGTTTGCTGCTGACCGTCGCCGTTGTCCTGGGCGGCGGCTTGTGGTTGGACACGACGCTGCATCGCAAGGCGGTGCTGACCAATTACCCCGATCGGCCGGCCTCCAGCCGCGGCACGAACTGGCTACTCGTCGGGTCGGACAGTCGCCAAGGCCTGTCGGCCGAGCAGCAGGAGGATCTGGCCACCGGAGGCGATGTCGGTAGCAGTCGCACCGACACGATTCTGCTGATCCACATCCCCGCGCTGGGGTCGAGCAATGCGACGACGATGGTGTCGATACCGCGCGACTCGTTCGTGCCGATCCCGGGCCACGGCAAGGACAAGATCAACTCCGCCTTCGCGATCGGCGGGGCACCATTACTGGTCCAGACGGTCGAGCAGGCCACCGGACTGCGTCTCGACCACTATGCCGAGATCGGGTTCAGCGGATTCGCGGCCGTGGTGGACGCCCTCGGCGGCATCACCGTCTGCCCGACCGCGCCGATCAACGACCCGTTGGCCGGCATCGACCTGCCCGCCGGCTGCCAGCAGCTGAACGGGCGCAGCGCGCTCGGATACGTTCGGACCCGCGACACCCCCCGAGCGGATCTCGACCGGATGGTCAACCAGCGGCAGTTCATCTCGGCGCTGCTGCACCGCGCGGCCAGCCCGTCGGTGTGGCTCAACCCGTGGCGCTGGTACGCCGTGCCGCACGCCGCGGCCGAGGCGCTCACGGTCGATGACGGCGATCACGTCTGGGACCTGGCCCGGCTGGGCGGGGCGCTGCACGGATCTACCACCACGCTGACCGTCCCGATCGGCGACTTCACCACTAACAGCGCCGGCTCGGTAGTGGTATGGAATCACGACGTCGCGGCGAAGCTGTTCGACGCGCTGGTCGCCGACTCCGCGGTGCCCGCCGCCGCGCTCGAGGGACAGTCATAG
- a CDS encoding DUF2470 domain-containing protein yields the protein MLPLTSAAPTTAERIRSACARAGGALLAVERDDPVPTPVHHLLHDGSFAIALPSAGAADGRVCGSQALLELTDYAPLPLREPVRSLVWVRGHLRQVPRNEINPTLDVIASECPHPALLQVDTPKCMPPTPGEDRYTLLRLEVASVVVTDATGAEPVNIRDLLAARPDPFCEIESSLLWHLDQAHGDVVARLVSRLPAPLRRGHVRPLGLDRYGVRFRVEGSDGDDHDIRLPFHKPVDDMTGLSQAIRVLMGCPFINGLRARR from the coding sequence ATGTTACCGCTGACCAGCGCCGCGCCGACGACTGCCGAACGCATCCGCAGCGCCTGTGCCCGGGCCGGCGGCGCCCTGCTTGCGGTCGAGCGCGACGACCCGGTGCCCACGCCGGTGCACCACCTGCTGCACGACGGATCCTTCGCGATCGCACTGCCCAGCGCAGGTGCGGCGGATGGCCGGGTCTGCGGCTCCCAAGCGCTGCTCGAACTGACCGACTACGCACCGCTTCCGTTGCGGGAGCCGGTCCGGTCGCTGGTGTGGGTCCGCGGCCACCTGCGCCAGGTCCCGCGGAACGAGATCAACCCCACCCTCGATGTGATCGCCAGCGAGTGCCCGCATCCGGCGCTGCTGCAGGTCGATACGCCGAAGTGCATGCCGCCCACCCCGGGCGAGGATCGCTACACCCTGCTGCGTCTCGAGGTCGCGTCCGTCGTGGTCACCGACGCCACCGGCGCCGAGCCCGTCAACATCCGGGACCTGCTCGCAGCGAGACCCGACCCATTCTGCGAGATCGAGTCGAGCCTGCTGTGGCACCTGGATCAGGCCCACGGCGACGTCGTGGCCCGCCTGGTGTCCCGGCTGCCGGCGCCGTTGCGGCGCGGACACGTGCGCCCGCTGGGGCTGGACCGCTACGGGGTACGGTTTCGCGTCGAAGGCAGCGACGGCGACGACCACGACATCCGGTTGCCGTTTCACAAGCCGGTGGACGACATGACCGGGTTGAGCCAGGCCATTCGCGTGTTGATGGGCTGCCCGTTCATCAACGGCCTGCGCGCCCGCCGGTAA